The Pelobates fuscus isolate aPelFus1 chromosome 2, aPelFus1.pri, whole genome shotgun sequence genome has a segment encoding these proteins:
- the ERLEC1 gene encoding endoplasmic reticulum lectin 1 produces MRRRGRAACGAAPLLLVLCGLFRATCGGKSLPAFNDDIPFRLSWPGPDFSLPTTGIPYKDDDYIIMTTSDKETYKCMLPLMSSSDQEDERDYKGPTPSELLEPLFKQTSCSYRIESYWTYEVCHGKHIRQYHEDKEAGQKINIQEYYLGNMIKKSSLETDEKSDEREKAEKRKDIPTKNIEGQMTPYFPVEMGNGTPCVLKLNEPRSSTVMYICHPDAKHEILSLAEVTTCEYEIVILTPLICSHPKYRFRTSPINDIFCQAMPGSPLRPLSLEKLEQQQEVTKTPFKTNKEEDRQSLRDKFSTIHKPVSVGAQQQVTVGTTHISRLTDEQLIKEFLSGSYCFHGGVGWWKYEFCYGKHVHQYHEDKDTGKTTVVVGMWKPEEHLNWAKKNPARLYLLPSDGKQTVRMVSHFYGGGDICELNEKPRQVVVKLKCKESDSPHAVTVYMLEPQTCQYVLGVESPVICKILDTADENGLLSIPN; encoded by the exons ATGCGCAGGAGGGGTCGGGCTGCCTGTGGAGCTGCCCCGTTGCTTCTCGTTCTGTGCGGGTTGTTCAGGGCGACCTGCGGCGGCAAGTCTCTGCCAGCCTTCAACGATGACATTCCCTTCCGGCTCAGCTGGCCCGGGCCGGACTTCTCCCTG CCTACTACAGGCATACCATACAAAGACGATGACTACATCATTATGACCACATCCGATAAAGAAACATATAAGTGCATGCTTCCATTAATGTCAAGCAGTGATCAG GAAGATGAACGTGACTACAAAGGTCCCACGCCAAGTGAACTTTTGGAGCCTCTTTTCAAGCAGACTAGCTGTTCATACAGG ATAGAGTCTTACTGGACCTACGAGGTTTGCCATGGAAAACACATTCGTCAGTACCATGAGGATAAAGAAGCTGGGCAG aaaataaatattcaagagTATTATCTTGGGAATATGATTAAGAAGAGCTCATTAGAAACAG ATGAAAAGTCAGATGAAAGAGAGAAAGCCGAAAAGCGTAAAGAT ATTCCTACCAAAAACATTGAAGGACAAATGACTCCATACTTTCCAGTCGAGATGGGGAATGGAACCCCATGTGTCTTGAAACTGAACGAGCCGAGAAGTAGCACAGTGATGTATATTTGTCATCCTGATGCTAAACATGAGATCCTGTCTCTAGCTGAAGTAACCACTTGTGAATATGAAATTGTTATACTTACACCTCTTATCTGCAGTCATCCTAAGTACAG GTTTAGAACATCACCCATTAATGATATCTTCTGCCAGGCAATGCCAGGTTCACCTCTAAGGCCGCTGAGCCTTGAAAAGCTGGAGCAGCAGCAAGAAGTAACCAAGACGCCATTTAAAACCAACAAGGAG GAGGACAGGCAGTCTTTGAGAGACAAGTTTTCCACAATCCACAAGCCAGTCTCAGTTGGAGCTCAACAGCAAGTAACTGTCGGAACCACTCACATATCCAGATTGACTGATGAACAGCTGATTAAGGAGTTTTTGAGTGGCTCTTATTGTTTTCATGGG ggtGTCGGTTGGTGGAAGTATGAATTTTGCTATGGAAAACACGTCCATCAGTACCATGAG GATAAGGACACTGGAAAGACAACAGTAGTTGTGGGCATGTGGAAACCAGAAGAACATCTCAACTGGGCTAAGAAAAACCCTGCTAGGTTATATCTCCTGCCAAGCGATGGGAAGCAAACTGTTAG aaTGGTATCCCATTTCTATGGCGGTGGAGACATTTGTGAATTAAACGAAAAGCCAAGGCAGGTTGTTGTCAAATTAAA GTGCAAGGAGTCAGATTCACCTCATGCAGTTACTGTATATATGCTTGAACCACAAACCTGTCAATATGTTCTTGGA gtGGAATCTCCGGTAATATGTAAAATACTGGATACTGCAGATGAAAATGGCCTCCTTTCAATTCCCaattaa